CTTGATCTCATCGAGAAACGAGTTCTTGGTCAGCAAGGTGAGCGTCGCGAAGCTGCCAATGGACAGCGCCGTGATGGGCAGGATGATATGCCAAAGATAGTCGAGCACCTTTCCGATAAGGGTGAAGTCCTCCCACCCATCCGAGGTCAGGCCCCGCAGCGGGAAGATCTGATAGTAAGAACCGCCTGCGAAAAGCACCAGGAGCATGATGGCAAAGAGGAAGGCGGGGATGGCATAGGCGGCGATGATGATGCCGCTCGTCCATGTGTCAAACGGCGTGCCGTCGCGCATCGCCTTGCGGATGCCTAGGGGGATCGAGATGAGGTAAGAGATCAGCAGGGTCCAGACGCCCAGTGTGATACTGACCGGCATCTTGTCGAGCACAAGGTCCACGACCTCGGTTTTGCGGAAGTAACTCTCGCCAAAGTCAAACCGCGCGTAGTTCCAGAGCATATTGAGAAAGCGTTCGAGGGGCGGTTTATCGAGGCCAAATTGCTGTTCAAGCTCAGCAATGAATTCTGGCGGCAGACCGCGCGCGCCGACATAACCCTCGACCTCATCTGTGCCTAACCCGCCATCATCCTCGGCCCCGGCGAAACCGCCAAAGACGTCGCCTTGCCCTTGAATTTCGGCAATCGCCTGCTCCACCGGGCCACCGGGCAGGAACTGCACCAAAGCAAAATTGATGATCATGATCCCAATGAGCGTCGGGATCACCAAGAGCAGACGTCTGAGGATATAGGCGCCCATGCGGTGCTACGCGCCTCTCTGAGAGGCACGCAAAATACGTGGCCCTGTGCTGTCGCCCCCGTGCTGGCTCACTGCGCGCCCGCCTCCTTCAGCTTTTGTGCCTTATCTGCGTCATACCACCAGAAATCCAGTGTCCCCAGCGCAAAAGGCGGTATTTCTTCAGGATGGGCATATTGATCCCAATAGGCGACCCAATGATTGGGGGCGTAGCCATCGGGAATGAGGAAGAATTCATGGCGCAATGCCCGGTCCAAGGCCCGTATTGTCATGTTTTCTTCTTCTTTGCTTTCGGTCAGCAGGGATTTGGCAATGATTTCGTCCA
This DNA window, taken from Roseovarius sp. S88, encodes the following:
- a CDS encoding microcin C ABC transporter permease YejB, translated to MGAYILRRLLLVIPTLIGIMIINFALVQFLPGGPVEQAIAEIQGQGDVFGGFAGAEDDGGLGTDEVEGYVGARGLPPEFIAELEQQFGLDKPPLERFLNMLWNYARFDFGESYFRKTEVVDLVLDKMPVSITLGVWTLLISYLISIPLGIRKAMRDGTPFDTWTSGIIIAAYAIPAFLFAIMLLVLFAGGSYYQIFPLRGLTSDGWEDFTLIGKVLDYLWHIILPITALSIGSFATLTLLTKNSFLDEIKKHYVMTARAKGLSERKVLYGHVFRNAMLIVIAGFPGVFIGVFFTGSLLIETIFSLDGLGRLFFEAAIGRDYPVMFATLYLTTLIGLVVAILGDLMYVFIDPRIDFEKRAG